CGGGCAGTATGCAGGTACGGTAATAATTTTTTATAGACCATTATTGCCATGCTGCTTTTATCGCAGATGAAATGACCCCGTTTACAGACAGAGTCGGTTTTTGAGCTGATTAAAACAAGCCGGTACAAAACGCCGTAACAATGATTGCACACTATCTATGCTGTTACGAGTTCATCTGTACAGGCGTGTTATCAAGCTGAGAGGATGTGCTTATGATTTTGAATGCCAATCAACTGAAGGCGTTGCGCCAACGCAATGATGAAGAGCTACGCAAAGAGCAGCCAAGCTACGGCTACCCCGCACAAACAATTCGTGATCTGCTTCACACTGTGGAAGCAACAAAGAAAGAAAAGAAAAAGTGGCAGCGGTTAGCTCAGGAACGCGGCAGCGTAATTGAAATCATGAAGAGAACACGGGAAGAACAAATTTAGTTCTTACTAAAAAAGGAAAGGGCATCCTTTCCTTTTTTTACGTCACATATCCTGTCCTAGAAAAAGTGCATAACCCTAAGACTTATTATAAAGAACCAACCTAAAACAAGGACTAAACGTTCTCAGCGACGATAATAGCATGTTGCCTGAGAACTACATTCTTTCAGTATAAAAAGCCTGTGGCTATACGAGACATCAGGCAAGCACAGTTTAATGTCACTATTTTTTTGGCTCTTTTGTTCCTGAATAGGTACAGGCGTTGCGAATCATTCTGTAGTGCCCTTCTTTATCAACCCCGATAGGACGCCCGCACAAACAGAAAACCTTGCCGTCCCGCTCATCGATTTCGAATATCTTTTTTATTCGATCCTTATGACACCGGACGACCTCACCCTTGCCTATTTTATAGTATTTCCAAAGCTTCCTGCGGCAGGATGCACACTTAAAAGTCAGCATTATATTCCTCCTGACGGGTTAGCCATACCAAAATTAGCACCTAGAACACGACGAGTCTTGGTGACTCATTAAAAATCCGGTGCTCTATCAAATTCGAGCATTTCACCGGAAACAGGATGCGCTATCTTCAAGTATCTTGAATGCAACATCAAGCGTTCACCGGGGTTACGGGTTCCATACAGATTATCTCCCACAATCGGACAACCTAGCCCGAATTTGTGCGATGAATGCACACGCAGTTGATGCGTACGTCCAGTAATCAAGTCAAACGCAATGCGCGTCTTTCCATTCTGATAATCAAGTTTTTCCCACAGGGTAATACAACGCTTGCCTTGAAGAGGGTCATATATGCGGATAGGGCTGTTGAACCAGTCCAGACGCAACGGCAGATCAATAGTACCGCTCTCTCCTCGCACTTCCCCATCAAGAATTGCTTCATATTTTTTACCAACACGACGCTCGCGGAATTCTGTTGAAAGATTCCGCTTTGCTTCCATTGTCAGTCCTAAAATAAGAATCCCAGAAGTGGACATATCAAGGCGATGCGCTTCTGGATGCTCAATACATTCCGGATACATTTCGCGTACACGGCTTACCACACAATCAGCCTTTTCCGGCCCCTTGCCGGGAACAGACAATAAGCCGGAAGGCTTATACACTACAACACAGTGTTCATCTTCGTATAAAACATCTATTGAAAGATGCGATGCATCATATTTATCAAACATGTATCATTCCAAACGTTATGTAAGCCCACAAAGCATAAAACCGAGAATCGGCTGGCATTTTTCTTCGCACGCTTCATAAAAATTGCCGTGCTGCCGTGTTTGTGACTTATTCTCCGCCCCGAAAAAAAATTCTGCAATACCAAGTGGTGTCAGTTGATTCTGCTGTGCATAGTGAATCAACTTAGGAGCGCAGCAATCTGCCGTTCCGGTACGCATTCCCTGCTTGCTGAAAAATACGTCCTTCAACTGCTTCTGTTCTCCCTTAAAATTCCCAAGAACATATACTCCGTACAATTCATCCATCAACGCGCGAGAGCACGCTTTACGCTCCTGCTTCAACTGGCGTAGCAACGTGGTCTCTGCGGGATCAAGTGCGGCAATACGTTCCGAATACTCGTTAACAACCTTGTTCCCAACAGAGTAGACTTCGTTATACCGACCCAAATCCATAACAGGCGGAACCCATCCGGGGATTTCGTACATTCTGTCATACTGACCGGAAAAAGCGCGGACAATACCTACAGTGCCATCCTGCTTTTTGCAGACCATAATGCCGAGCATCTGCCCCAGAGCTTTACCCCAAAGGTAATCCAAGCTGTAATGCGGATCACCTTCAAGCGCATCCAGTTTACTTTGAATGATGTGACGGTCTGCAACACCTTCTGGAACAGGAAGGAGCATATCCCCCTTGTCTTCCAGTTCTTGCATCAACGCTTTTGCATAAAAGCGAGCCTGCCCGTATGGTACAGAGTGTACACTCCCGCATGCAGCGCAATAGCCGAATGCCGCTGCTTCTTCAGAAAATTCATCTGTACATGTCTCCACAGGAATAAACACTCTTCTCTCCTTAGGCGTAAATAGCAGAGTTCCATGTTCTGCACCGCAAGGTATATAGGCACTGAATGCAAGAACAGCAAGGGAATGATGATCTACAGACAGCACAAGCAAAA
The DNA window shown above is from Halodesulfovibrio sp. and carries:
- a CDS encoding RluA family pseudouridine synthase, whose translation is MFDKYDASHLSIDVLYEDEHCVVVYKPSGLLSVPGKGPEKADCVVSRVREMYPECIEHPEAHRLDMSTSGILILGLTMEAKRNLSTEFRERRVGKKYEAILDGEVRGESGTIDLPLRLDWFNSPIRIYDPLQGKRCITLWEKLDYQNGKTRIAFDLITGRTHQLRVHSSHKFGLGCPIVGDNLYGTRNPGERLMLHSRYLKIAHPVSGEMLEFDRAPDF